One genomic region from Torulaspora delbrueckii CBS 1146 chromosome 4, complete genome encodes:
- the PPS1 gene encoding tyrosine/serine/threonine protein phosphatase PPS1 (similar to Saccharomyces cerevisiae PPS1 (YBR276C); ancestral locus Anc_1.312), with protein MSQFSAVQRSSSKRQSTADDVSASSTPIKRHDSDRSSNIGGSLQFEFISVQELQGLLQMHLATPLPECDEMFPWLHSYSTTPPPSFPNAVSIIRSQPMSEGWIQNSGILRCSLDPHDFLMTWGNDKNQQFRHCDRNESAIILREVMIRELAKVKEVVNEDDMNDAVQLCLQYNVLPFLTTDAYARETYGLKKGCTVSNSHQAAAVLTPKQPGSFRRFDIQSAKMLEMSPAIVIYCFEIADCHNFSENPCRKCNQMAKVLRIALNLIQRSYSEKKSFEVDIKILKYASIDEIPKSLIGTAPMSTTTLNKITPQQLVSQFDVESFNNWERGLLYREQLEMSKMSSASVVEQSRSVWCGNCTDYQVYKLLKKCGHLNEGQPSHPPCFSTENSIVKLKNIKFSPDCQEAVDTKFFNITNPEKEWSMMIRCTESAAPPSLEKLWECLANALNDRISKPAEFNFPSSGTITLGSLNINSIKVILNTCFIIHQLTSMEGHGVLIYCSDGYTETTFLLVSYLIFLWDLSLEDTLVRLHTEFQRPFFLFHMDLQVLGHLQTLLRNFSPKRTENAALFQSPLDGQLQPLEITPEMFSKIFLFRIPAGSDFSNLKGPLPSRILPHMYLGSLEHAQSPELLRKLGINYIVSVGENLSWVETSNQRNRASSSPIPTPASKVMSNFKSRNRGFSMENNQKNNCIEENQSNSFIDFFEKEEFKILRVMNLGDNGKDALTHQLEHILKFIGECHDNNGKVLVHCMVGVSRSATVCIAECMKRLQCDVLRAYIFVRVRRLNIIIQPNLMFMYELLKWQEQQLQGREIDWHIICRSISELNTNYI; from the coding sequence ATGTCTCAATTTTCAGCCGTACAGAGGAGCTCGTCAAAGAGACAGAGCACTGCAGATGATGTGAGCGCAAGCAGCACTCCGATCAAGCGACATGACTCAGATAGAAGCTCTAACATTGGTGGATCGTTACAATTTGAGTTTATATCTGTTCAAGAACTCCAAGGGCTCTTACAGATGCATTTAGCTACGCCTTTACCGGAATGTGATGAGATGTTCCCCTGGTTACATAGCTATTCGACAACTCCACCGCCTAGTTTCCCCAATGCTGTGTCTATTATTCGATCCCAACCTATGTCAGAGGGCTGGATCCAGAACTCGGGGATATTAAGGTGCTCTTTGGATCCTCACGATTTTTTAATGACCTGGGGTAACGATAAGAACCAACAGTTTAGACACTGTGACAGAAATGAGTCTGCTATTATTCTAAGAGAAGTTATGATTCGTGAGCTTGCCAAAGTTAAAGAAGTTgtgaatgaagatgatatgAACGACGCCGTGCAGCTATGTTTGCAATACAACGTTTTACCTTTCTTAACGACAGACGCATACGCTAGGGAGACTTACGGCCTAAAGAAGGGCTGTACTGTGTCTAATAGTCATCAGGCAGCAGCAGTACTCACGCCTAAACAACCTGGTTCCtttagaagatttgataTTCAGTCGGCCAAGATGCTGGAAATGTCGCCAGCCATTGTAATATATTGCTTTGAGATTGCAGATTGTCATAATTTTTCCGAGAACCCTTGTCGAAAATGTAATCAAATGGCCAAAGTGTTACGCATAgcattgaatttgattcagAGAAGTTAtagtgagaagaaatcatttgaAGTCGATAtaaaaattttgaaatatgCATCGATAGATGAGATCCCAAAATCGCTGATTGGTACAGCGCCGATGAGCACCACAACATTGAATAAGATAACCCCGCAACAGCTTGTTTCTCAGTTCGACGTTGAGTCATTTAACAACTGGGAAAGAGGTCTTCTCTACCGAGAGCAGTTGGAGATGTCTAAGATGTCGTCTGCTTCCGTCGTTGAACAATCGCGTTCCGTATGGTGCGGTAACTGTACCGATTACCAAGTCTATaagctattgaaaaaatgtGGACACCTAAATGAAGGCCAGCCATCTCATCCACCCTGCTTTTCTACAGAAAACTCCATtgtgaaattgaagaacattAAATTCAGCCCCGACTGTCAGGAGGCAGTTGATACCAAATTCTTTAATATAACAAATCCAGAGAAAGAATGGAGCATGATGATACGATGCACGGAGAGTGCTGCACCACCGTCATTGGAGAAACTCTGGGAGTGTCTGGCTAATGCATTGAACGATAGGATATCAAAACCTGCCGAATTTAATTTTCCCAGCTCAGGTACCATTACTTTGGGCTCTCTCAACATTAACTCCATCAAAGTCATTTTAAACACTTGTTTCATAATCCACCAACTCACCTCAATGGAAGGCCATGGTGTGTTGATCTATTGTTCTGATGGTTATACCGAAACCACTTTTTTGCTCGTCTCCTACCTCATATTCCTGTGGGATCTCTCGCTTGAGGACACACTGGTACGATTGCACACTGAATTCCAACGTCCATTTTTCCTGTTCCATATGGATCTGCAAGTGCTTGgacatcttcaaacatTGCTCAGGAATTTTAGTCCAAAAAGAACTGAAAATGCTGCCCTCTTTCAGAGCCCTCTTGATGGTCAGTTACAACCATTGGAAATTACTCCAGAGATGTTCAGTAAGATCTTTCTGTTTAGGATCCCAGCCGGCTCGGAtttttcgaatttgaagGGGCCATTACCATCTAGAATCCTGCCGCATATGTATCTGGGGTCTCTGGAGCATGCTCAGTCCCCAGAGCTATTGCGTAAACTAGGCATCAACTACATTGTTTCAGTTGGAGAgaatctttcttgggttGAGACTTCCAACCAAAGAAAtagagcttcttcatcaccaatACCTACACCAGCATCTAAGGTTATGAGCAATTTCAAGTCCCGCAATCGTGGGTTTAGCATGGAAAATAACCAAAAGAATAACTGCATTGAGGAGAATCAGAGCAATAGCTTTATCGACTTCTTCGAGAAGGAGGAATTCAAAATTTTACGAGTGATGAACCTTGGAGATAATGGGAAAGATGCCCTTACCCACCAATTGGAAcatatcttgaaatttattGGTGAGTGTCATGATAATAATGGGAAGGTTTTAGTACATTGTATGGTTGGTGTCTCAAGATCTGCCACAGTCTGCATAGCAGAGTGCATGAAGAGGTTGCAATGTGATGTTTTGAGAGCTTATATATTTGTCCGAGTGAGACGACtgaacatcatcatccagCCAAACCTAATGTTCATGTATGAGCTTCTCAAGTGGCAAGAACAACAGTTACAGGGGAGGGAGATCGATTGGCATATAATATGCCGGTCAATATCAGAACTCAATACCAACTACATATGA
- the TDEL0D01810 gene encoding uncharacterized protein, whose translation MSLQKFPVVATKGLTDAIGNTPLIKLTKLSQQVGRNIWGKAEFQNPGGSVKDRAALYLIQEAERLGQVDGKKADPTIVEGSAGNTAIGLAHIARARGYRSIFYMPNTQSAAKINLLKFLGAEVYPVPVCPISDPLNFNNRARDHAARLPNAVWTDQFDNPANWKSHYYTTGPEIYNQLINNGFSCDAFTCSTGTGGTFTGVARYLEETTNGKCKLVAADPPGSVIYSYVKKGTMDREGSSFTEGIGQGRITKNLEASMDIIDDAVFIPDEESIVMLYRLLDEEGLYLGGTSALNVVAACKVAKELPEGANVATILCDSGHKYAERVFSKKWLKEKNLYDVIPKQLLKYASLD comes from the coding sequence ATGTCGTTACAAAAGTTTCCCGTGGTTGCTACCAAGGGATTGACCGATGCAATCGGTAACACTCCGTTAATTAAGCTTACAAAGCTCTCACAGCAAGTAGGAAGAAATATCTGGGGTAAGGCAGAATTCCAAAACCCTGGTGGCTCGGTTAAGGATCGTGCTGCATTGTATCTGattcaagaagctgagAGGCTAGGTCAGGTTGACGGTAAGAAGGCTGATCCTACAATTGTTGAGGGTTCCGCAGGTAATACTGCGATCGGTTTGGCTCATATTGCTAGAGCTCGTGGATACCGTTCGATCTTCTACATGCCTAACACCCAATCTGCCGCTAAGATCAACCTGCTGAAATTTCTGGGAGCCGAAGTTTATCCTGTACCTGTTTGTCCCATTAGTGATCCTCTGAATTTCAATAATAGAGCAAGAGACCATGCTGCAAGATTACCAAATGCTGTTTGGACAGACCAATTTGACAATCCAGCCAATTGGAAATCGCATTATTATACCACCGGGCCTGAAATTTATAACCAGTTAATCAACAATGGATTTTCCTGCGATGCTTTCACCTGCTCGACTGGTACCGGTGGTACTTTCACTGGTGTAGCTCGATACTTAGAGGAAACCACCAATGGAAAATGTAAATTGGTAGCAGCTGATCCCCCAGGATCCGTGATTTACTCTTATGTTAAGAAAGGTACAATGGATCGCGAAGGCTCTTCTTTCACCGAAGGGATTGGCCAAGGCAGGATCACAAAAAACTTGGAAGCCTCCATGGATATTATCGATGATGCTGTCTTTATcccagatgaagaatcCATCGTTATGCTATACAGAttgttggatgaagaaggactGTATCTAGGTGGTACCTCAGCGCTCAACGTTGTTGCGGCCTGTAAAGTAGCAAAGGAGCTTCCTGAAGGTGCTAATGTGGCAACCATTCTCTGTGATTCAGGGCACAAGTATGCTGAGAGAGTTTTCTCCAAAAAGTGGCTAAAGGAGAAGAACTTGTACGACGTAATTCCCAAACAATTATTGAAGTATGCTTCATTAGATTAG
- the MRPL8 gene encoding mitochondrial 54S ribosomal protein bL17m (similar to Saccharomyces cerevisiae MRPL8 (YJL063C); ancestral locus Anc_1.313) — protein MTVGLARKLSRTKPHRDALLKNMVSQLLQHGSITSTHEKCKEASRVAERVITWAKKVNANPASPLRSEIQSRLFLSGDNSKLMSRLLDDIAPNYVGRDGGYTRVLHLEPRLGDKARQSILELVNTPVVDKEGNYNRGNMKLWLLVKNSVNDESSRRPYNAFTLKSLKKMLVGKAPGQLATEILAIRKFLKQNQDSEWNESLEKESVSLLLDQVNELGSTKPQSQTKRGGYAFVSQRPVRNLSSTA, from the coding sequence ATGACTGTGGGTCTGGCACGTAAGCTTTCGCGGACCAAACCGCACCGGGATGcgttgttgaagaatatgGTATCACAATTATTGCAGCATGGAAGCATCACTTCCACCCACGAGAAGTGCAAGGAAGCCTCTAGAGTTGCAGAAAGAGTGATTACATGGGCTAAAAAGGTCAATGCGAACCCAGCATCCCCTTTAAGGTCTGAGATTCAATCGAGACTGTTCCTATCGGGTGACAATTCCAAGCTGATGAGCCGACTATTGGACGATATCGCACCAAATTATGTTGGAAGAGATGGAGGGTACACCAGAGTGTTGCATTTGGAGCCCAGACTGGGCGATAAGGCCAGGCAGTCCATACTGGAGCTTGTGAACACACCCGTGGTGGACAAGGAGGGCAATTATAACAGAGGAAACATGAAGCTGTGGCTTCTGGTGAAGAATAGTGTCAATGATGAGAGCTCAAGAAGGCCGTACAATGCATTTACTCTtaagagtttgaagaaaatgctTGTTGGCAAGGCACCAGGGCAATTGGCGACCGAAATCCTAGCGATAAGGAAGTTCTTAAAGCAGAATCAGGACTCTGAGTGGAATGAAAGTCTTGAAAAGGAGTCTGTATCTCTCTTACTAGATCAGGTCAACGAATTGGGCTCTACAAAACCTCAAAGTCAAACGAAAAGAGGTGGTTATGCTTTTGTTAGCCAAAGACCCGTCAGGAACCTCAGTTCTACAGCATAG
- the COA3 gene encoding Coa3p (similar to Saccharomyces cerevisiae YJL062W-A; ancestral locus Anc_1.314) — translation MVLDPSRYQDTRTWKMTPAMIRARQPFFRRNMIGLGLLLGVTGGVYFYTYNFLHRDNDFADVPVPPISEEELAQLKKEYEVLKANKEK, via the coding sequence ATGGTGTTAGATCCGTCCAGATATCAGGACACAAGAACATGGAAGATGACTCCCGCTATGATCAGGGCTCGTCAGCCTTTTTTTAGACGTAACATGATCGGTCTGGGGCTTCTACTAGGTGTCACAGGTGGTGTGTACTTCTACACTTACAACTTTTTGCATAGGGATAACGATTTTGCAGATGTGCCTGTTCCACCTATCAGTGAAGAGGAGCTTGcgcaattgaagaaggagTACGAAGTTCTCAAAgccaacaaagaaaagtAA
- the TSC10 gene encoding 3-dehydrosphinganine reductase (similar to Saccharomyces cerevisiae TSC10 (YBR265W); ancestral locus Anc_1.315): MASIKYGLEDQVVLITGGSQGLGKQFAKKYYNESVRSKVVIVSRGVEKLRNAIQEVTDGEVSPRPLTKTDIWSGKDRIAYVPCDLSDYSSVSQLFEILKANDIVPTQFLACAGGSTPKLFKDLTGEQLEAGVKMNYFTALFLSHKVAQLYPYSHLILFSSETAFFPFIGYAQYAPSKEGIKALVSILRQELSHTRVSCVYPGNFESEGFALEELEKPAITKKIEGPSEPISCEECCNRIVRRLSQGYDDITVDLVGWFLMSTDMGLNKHDNYSFLWFLQLILGTLSNLFIVPIFMLMCRYDINKWHRNQKNPFQRK; the protein is encoded by the coding sequence ATGGCTAGTATTAAATATGGTTTAGAAGACCAGGTCGTGTTAATCACTGGCGGATCTCAGGGCTTAGGTAAGCagtttgcaaagaagtATTACAATGAGAGTGTTAGGTCCAAAGTTGTGATCGTCAGCAGAGGTGTTGAAAAGTTACGTAACGCTATACAAGAAGTTACAGATGGCGAAGTGAGCCCACGTCCACTGACAAAGACAGACATATGGTCTGGGAAGGATCGAATTGCTTATGTGCCCTGCGACCTGTCAGATTACAGCTCAGTATCGCAGCTGTTCGAGATTCTGAAAGCCAACGATATCGTTCCAACACAGTTTTTAGCGTGCGCAGGTGGCTCAACACCCAAATTGTTCAAGGATCTCACTGGTGAGCAGCTGGAAGCTGGCGTAAAGATGAACTACTTCACCGCCCTGTTCCTATCTCATAAAGTAGCTCAATTGTATCCCTACAGCCATCTTATACTGTTCTCAAGTGAGACTGCATTCTTCCCGTTCATTGGATATGCCCAGTATGCTCCTTCGAAGGAGGGGATCAAGGCTCTTGTCAGTATTTTGAGACAGGAACTGTCACATACGAGGGTATCATGCGTCTATCCTGGAAACTTCGAGAGTGAAGGCTTCGCTCTAGAAGAACTTGAGAAACCAGCAATTaccaagaagattgaaggTCCATCGGAGCCTATTTCATGCGAAGAGTGCTGTAATCGGATCGTCCGTCGGCTGTCGCAGGGCTACGACGACATTACGGTAGATTTGGTCGGTTGGTTCCTCATGAGCACAGATATGGGGCTAAACAAGCATGACAACTACTCGTTCCTATGGTTTTTACAGTTGATTCTAGGGACACTGTCCAACCTTTTTATTGTGCCAATATTCATGCTCATGTGTCGCTACGACATAAACAAATGGCACAGGAATCAAAAGAATCCTTTCCAGAGAAAGTGA
- the REI1 gene encoding Rei1p (similar to Saccharomyces cerevisiae REI1 (YBR267W); ancestral locus Anc_1.316) — protein sequence MSIYTCNTCELQFEGSQAQREHMKSEWHRYNLKRRVANLPPISEEVFNSKVQALSAHEDAESTKSDKNKQLTKKELRRREKEALLEEKRQLLKIAEQNALNRLAEQQAKPQEELREAPKEEPKEEPKEQDEEELTEEQLSEKLMQQKIDNRVDIPLTACFFCNNKSFKTVELNLEHMFKNHGFYIPEQKYLVDRDGLLSYISEKIGLGNVCIVCNFEGRSLEAVRAHMLAKRHCRIPYEEEDEKLEISQYYNFTSTYEQQSMEDGKEEDWEDVESGEEDDASEDDIPEDYIYHDGVELHLPSGIKVGHRSLQRYYKQNLRPEVELTEGQGTLVAAETRSFLTPFDKKKVQVQQRTWQTEVTDKKRHDKRAAKFINNQPHYRDQLLQ from the coding sequence ATGTCTATCTATACCTGTAATACGTGTGAGTTGCAATTTGAAGGCAGTCAGGCTCAAAGAGAGCATATGAAGTCTGAATGGCACCGTtataatttgaaaagaagagtcGCTAACCTGCCTCCGATCTCTGAGGAAGTATTCAACTCAAAGGTACAGGCTTTGTCGGCCCATGAAGACGCTGAATCTACAAAATCTgacaagaacaagcaaCTGACGAAGAAGGAGCTGAGAAGAAGGGAGAAGGAAGCGCTATTAGAAGAAAAGAGGCAGTTGCTGAAGATAGCTGAGCAGAATGCTCTCAACAGGCTGGCTGAGCAACAGGCGAAACCACAGGAGGAACTACGGGAAGCACCAAAGGAAGAACCAAAGGAAGAACCAAAAGAACaggacgaagaagagttaACGGAGGAACAACTTTCTGAGAAACTGATGCAACAGAAAATCGACAATAGAGTGGATATACCGTTGACTGCATGTTTTTTCTGCAACAATAAGAGTTTTAAGACAGTGGAGCTAAATCTAGAGCATATGTTTAAGAACCATGGTTTTTACATACCAGAACAAAAGTACCTGGTTGACAGGGATGGTCTGTTGAGCTACATATCGGAAAAGATTGGTTTGGGTAACGTCTGCATCGTGTGCAATTTCGAGGGTAGATCGCTTGAAGCAGTAAGGGCTCATATGCTAGCCAAGAGACACTGTCGAATCCCatatgaagaagaggatgaaaaaCTCGAGATATCACAGTACTACAACTTCACTAGCACTTATGAACAGCAATCAATGGAAGACGGCAAGGAGGAGGACTGGGAAGACGTTGAAAGTGGAGAAGAGGACGATGCAAGCGAAGATGATATTCCAGAAGACTACATCTACCACGATGGAGTCGAGCTCCATTTGCCTTCGGGTATCAAAGTGGGACACAGATCTCTGCAGCGTTATTACAAGCAAAACTTGAGACCAGAGGTTGAGTTGACTGAAGGTCAGGGTACCTTGGTCGCCGCAGAAACACGGTCTTTCCTAACACCGTtcgacaagaagaaagtacAAGTCCAACAACGAACGTGGCAAACCGAGGTCACGgacaagaagagacatGATAAGAGGGCCGccaaatttatcaacaacCAACCTCATTATAGAGACCAACTTCTACAGTAA